The following nucleotide sequence is from Halobacillus mangrovi.
CAAGTGGTTTTCGAAGAGGATACTCGTTCGCTTCTTCAACGGTCATCCACTTTGTCTTTACAGGATAATTGGCTCGAATAATTTCATTGACCCGTTCCTCAGCCTTTCGCAAAAGATCTTCAGAAAGTTGTTCCGTATCTAAATCAATCGTCACTACTTCTTTACCTAAGTGGAAGCTCGTCGTAGGAATGTCGTATTGGTCATCAAAAACAGCTGAAATGATGTGCTGGCCACAATGCTGCTGCATATGATCAACGCGTCGGTCTTGATCAATGAATCCGTGTAATTCTCCCGTACCTTCTGGAAGTTCCTCCTTTGTATAATGGCGCACTTCGTCTTCGACTTCTTCGACATCGACCACTTCGATGTCATTTAATTTGCCGGTGTCATGAGGCTGCCCGCCACCCGTCGGATAAAATGCAGTCTCTTCCAACACCACATAAGGCCCGCGTTCATCTTGATCTATTTTTATAACTTTAGAATTGAATTCTATTCTATAAGGGTCTTCGTAAAATAGCTTTCTCGTCATAGTACGTTCCTCCTCTGTTTTCCTAAGGGTATCGTAACATGTTTCTTTTCATGCAAGGCTATTGAGTGGAGACTGCCTTACCGAATGGGCCGTTTTCAGTAAAAAGATCCTACTTCATAGGAAGCAGTGAACTGACGCTATGACCTCTGCCTCTTGGCTGTGGTAATAGCTTAAAAACATGATAGAGACTAAAAGTGTTCTCCGTTCAATAGGATAAAGGAGGGACTTCATCTGCAAAAAGGAGGAATGCTTATGTTGGAAAAGTTTGTGGATCGACTTCCCATTATGGAGACTATTCTTCCAAAAGCGCATGTACATCGTATCCCTTTTTATGAAGTAACGATGAGGGAAACATACGAGAAACTGCATCGAGATCTCCCTCCAACCAAGATCTGGGGATATAATGGGCACTATCCAGGCCCTACATTCCATGTTCAAAAGAATCAACCGATTCATGTTTTATGGAAAAATCAACTCCCCTCTAAACATTTTCTTCCTATTGATCCCACTGTTCATGGTGCAGGAAAAAACGTTCCCGAAGTTCGAACGGTCGTGCACCTGCACGGAGGTGTCACCCCTTCGGCAAGTGATGGCTATCCTGAAGCATGGTTTACGAGAGATTTTAAGCAAGTGGGTCCTCATTTTACTAACAGAATTTATACTTACCCCAATCAACAAAATGGTACAACGCTGTGGTACCACGATCATGCATTAGGAATCACACGTTTAAATATCTACGCAGGTTTAGCGGGGATGTATATCATTCATGACCCAGAAGAAATCCGCTTGAATCTGCCCCAGTATCCGTATGATATTCCTCTCCTGATTCAAGATCGTTCATTTTATCCGGATGGCAGTCTCCTGTACCCCACTCAACCAGACAAGCCGACTGAGGTGCACCCTTCTATTGTGGGCGAATTTTTCGGTGACACGATTTTAGTAAATGGAAAAGTATGGCCTTATTACAATATAGAACCTAGACGTTACCGCTTTAGAATACTTAACGCATCAAATTCCCGTTTTTATCGATTATCCCTCTCAAATGGATTACCTTTTGTCCAGATTGGAACAGATCAAGGCTTATTAGAGGTACCGATCAAAGTCCCCTCTCTCCTCCTAGCACCTGCAGAAAGGGCGGACGTTATTGTCGATTTTTCCAGATGTTATGGTGAATCAATCGTGCTGAAGAATGATGCAAAGTCCGACTTCCCAGATGGTGAACTTCCAGAACCTGATACAACTGGATCCGTGATGAAGTTCCATGTCGTTTCTCCTCTTACTTGTCGCGATGAGAGTTCCATTCCTGCTAAACTCAATGCCGTTCCAAAGCTGTCCAACTTTCAACACGTGCGAACATTAAAGCTTAGCATGAAACCTGACTCCTACGGCCGAGAGATCCACTTGTTAGACGACAGGCTCTGGTCAGACCCCCTATCCGAAACACCTGAATGGGGCAGTACGGAAATCTGGAATCTTGTTAATGTGTCTCACGTGACGCACCCCATCCACCTTCATTTGGTTCGTTTTCAAATCATCGATCGCCAACCGTTCGATGCAGATTTCTATGAAAATGAAGGAAGAATTGTCCTCACCGGGAAGCGTGTGCTCCCAGAATTAAATGAACGAGGGTGGAAAGATACGGTTCGGGCCAATCCTAATGAAATCACACGTATTATCGTCCATTTTGGTCCTTATACAGGTTTATATGTATGGCATTGCCATATTTTTGAGCATGAAGATTATGAAATGATGCGTCCGTTCCTAATAGTCAAATGAGCAGAGTAGGGCTCAAGGTCTTCTACAGTAAAATAAGAACCTCACAATCATTAAATAAACGAATGTGAGGTTCTTAGCATTGATCTTTCCTGATCTTCCAGGTTACAATTTTCAGGTTTAACTTCTCTATTTAAGATACCGTGTACACTTCATGCGAAGGAAGTTCTAATAGCGTCAGCTTTCCTCCAAACACTGCCCCTGTATCAATATCCACCTGGTCTTTGTAATAGGCAATATCTCTAACCGGTGTATGACCGTGGATCACCGTTTTCCCAAGTCCTATTCTCTCATTGTGCCGGGTCCATAGCATCGTGTCTTCCTCCTGGGCTTTTAATGGCGTATGAGGTTGGAGCCCTGCGTGCACGAAAATATAGTCTTCCGTTTCATAATAAAGACGAAGGTTCTGTTCCAGCCATTGACGATGCTCCTCCATCTCCTCCGATTTTCCTTCATACGACTTTAACGTAGTCGAGGCTCCGTTGATTTCCCAGAGCTCTAAAGCTTTTTCATCAAATTTGGAGCGAATGAACATGTCATCGTGGTTGCCTTTAATGGCAATCGCACCATCATGCTCCACTAGTTCTTTGACCTTTGCTACAACATCTCTTGATTGAGGCCCCCGGTCTATATAATCTCCCAGTAGGATTAATTGATCTTCTTTTGGATTGTACGAAGCTTCTTTCAATACATCTTCAAACTTTTGAATATCTCCATGTATATCTGAAACTACAAGATAGCGCATTTATAATTCCTCCCCATTCACTTGTAGTTAATTGACCCACTAGTACCCTATTTCTTTTTTGTTGGTACGTAAAACCTTATTTGAAAGAAACAAGTGTATGGATGATGCTCACACTTGATAGCTCCACAAAACTTTTTCTTTTTTAAAAAGAATAGTAGGAATATAGCTCTAGATTACAGTAAAAGCTTTAGAAAGCAGGATTTAAGCTAATTTTTGTTCCATATGTTACTATGTTTGAGGTCAAAACTTTGAACCAGGATTGGAGCATCCATAATGGTACAACTCGCAAAACGAGGCTATACCTTATTTATTAGTTTATATGTCCTCATGCATTTTATCGTTTCTTTTACAGGCGGGGAAACGCTATCGACCGCCCTATCCTTACTCGGTCTGGCCGCCTTTTTAATAGGGTATTTCTTCTTGCCTCTCAAACAAGCTGCGATTTCGCTTTTGCTTCTCGTCATTGCTTTAATTGTTCACCTTTCCGCAGGGACATCCCTTATAGAAGGAACGGTGTCTGGGTTTACAGTGATGAGTGGCTTGATCGCGCTCTTACTCATCGTCCCTGCAATTAGCTGGGTGTTAGAAGAGAAGCCATATATTGAATCTGTTATCAACTTTGCGCAAAACCTGCTCAATACGAGTCGAAAATTTTACTTCGGGATGATGGTGATTACTCAAATTATTTCGTACTTCCTTTTATTTGGTTCGATTCCGATGGTCTATGGAATGATCAACGACTTTTTAAGCGATCAAAAAGGGGTAGCGTGGGAGAACTATAAAGGAACAGCTCTACTCCGAGCCTTCTCCTTAACAACGATGTGGGTCGTCAGCATTCCAAGCTTTATCTTCGCTGTTCATGCGCTTGATGCATCGTTAGGTTTATCGATCTTGCAGGGTTTTTTCATCTCCTTCGCCGGTATCTTAATTTCCGTTCTTTTCTCGCGTTATCAAGAAAGACATTACGGAGTAGATCTTACAGCAGGCATTCAGGAGCAGCTGGATAAGATCGCCGAGCAAAAGAAACAGGATACGAGAGGAAATCGCGATGCGCTCGAATTCGGCTTTCTATTTGTCACATTATTTGGTTCCATTTTCCTTCTCAATGCGATTTGGGACGTCCAACTACTGCTCATTATTCCTATCGTGATCGTCGCATGGGTCATCCTCTACTTTATTGTTCGTAAAAGAACCAGCGCGATTTCGGAGAATGGAAAAATCTATTTGGAAAAGAGCATCCCAAACAAAGCCCAACAGTTCTCCATTCTTTTGGCCGCGGGATTCTTAATCAATGCGGTACATCTTTCAGGCTATGGTGAATATATTATTGACGGTCTCTTTTATGTGACTGACGCTGTACCGTTCTTAAACTTCTTGTGGGTCCTTCCATTCGTTGTTATCATATTAGGATTTATCGGGCTTGGTCCATTGACGGTCATTGTACTCGTCTCGGGGATTTTACAAGGTGTCGAATTGCCTTATCCACCGGAAATTGTCGTTCTTGGTATTACATCAGGGAGCGTTATATCGATTATGTTGTCTCCACTGATCTTACCTTCAATCATTTTAAGTTCTGTGAACCGGCTCAGTATTATTAAGAACGGATTGTTATTTAACTATAAATACGCCATTGCGTTTTATGTGATGGTGCAGATATATCTTCAGTTGTTTGTGGTTTTCTTCTTATAACACTCTAAAAAGGTGGACCTGTTACAGGTTCACCTTTTTTATATGTCACCACGGCAAGCCAGATTATGTTATGAATCTAGAATTCTTTTATCGCTTCATTCGTCATGCCTCTACCGAAAAAACCATCTTTTTGTTGTAACAGATCAAAGATAATGGTATTATACTATTCAGTAATTAGTATGACATAATTAAATTTTTAAGTTTAATAGTGTGTTACATTGGTTTAATAGAGCACATTAGTAAAGAGAAGTAAATGACGTCCCTATACTTAACTATCTTAGTTCACACCGATGCTTTGAATTCTTAAAGATAAGGAGATTGATAGTGACTCAAAAAGAAACGGTCTACGTCGTGTCAGATTCAGTCGGGGAAACAGCAGAATTAATGGTAAAGGCTGTGGCAAGCCAATTTTTTGGGCAG
It contains:
- a CDS encoding metallophosphoesterase family protein translates to MRYLVVSDIHGDIQKFEDVLKEASYNPKEDQLILLGDYIDRGPQSRDVVAKVKELVEHDGAIAIKGNHDDMFIRSKFDEKALELWEINGASTTLKSYEGKSEEMEEHRQWLEQNLRLYYETEDYIFVHAGLQPHTPLKAQEEDTMLWTRHNERIGLGKTVIHGHTPVRDIAYYKDQVDIDTGAVFGGKLTLLELPSHEVYTVS
- a CDS encoding multicopper oxidase family protein; protein product: MLMLEKFVDRLPIMETILPKAHVHRIPFYEVTMRETYEKLHRDLPPTKIWGYNGHYPGPTFHVQKNQPIHVLWKNQLPSKHFLPIDPTVHGAGKNVPEVRTVVHLHGGVTPSASDGYPEAWFTRDFKQVGPHFTNRIYTYPNQQNGTTLWYHDHALGITRLNIYAGLAGMYIIHDPEEIRLNLPQYPYDIPLLIQDRSFYPDGSLLYPTQPDKPTEVHPSIVGEFFGDTILVNGKVWPYYNIEPRRYRFRILNASNSRFYRLSLSNGLPFVQIGTDQGLLEVPIKVPSLLLAPAERADVIVDFSRCYGESIVLKNDAKSDFPDGELPEPDTTGSVMKFHVVSPLTCRDESSIPAKLNAVPKLSNFQHVRTLKLSMKPDSYGREIHLLDDRLWSDPLSETPEWGSTEIWNLVNVSHVTHPIHLHLVRFQIIDRQPFDADFYENEGRIVLTGKRVLPELNERGWKDTVRANPNEITRIIVHFGPYTGLYVWHCHIFEHEDYEMMRPFLIVK